CATTCCGTGGGCACCAATTGTGATtgaagcaaagaaaagtagTACTGGATATCCGTCCTAGAAGATATCGGAACCGACTCCCTTCAAGGGATGTATGCTCAAAAGCGAACCCAACCACCTCGTGCGCGTATGGCAGGTGTTGGGATTAGAACGAGCACGCGATAATCGCTCTCGGTCTCGAATCTAAAATTTGCAGACGGAACGGATAAGCTTTGATGGTCAAAACAATCCATCAACAAGGGTATGTTGGAGACCTggcaaagagaaaaaagaagagaaggaggtgaagaagaaaaacaacgCAAAATTTATTCCGTGGTGGAAAACTCGACTTAGGTAAGCAGGCTTGTGCGGTCAAACTTGCAACCGGGTCccgaagaagagatgaagtacggagtacctagtTGAATGCATAAACACTGATATTTAGGTTTCTTGAAGAGTATACAAAATGGTTATATCGCTGTCCTTGGAATCTCATTAAAAGGCAAAGCCATGTTTATTTTTCGCCAAGAATAAGTTTGACTTAGAAGCGTGCGAGCACTCTCTCCTGAGTGTCACCCAGTGCCCACTGGTCGTTGTGCTTCCTGCTAAGGACCGATTTAGCTTGCTCGGCTGTGAAGCCCTTTGCCTCGACGGCTGGATTGTATCCCAGTCCAGTGATCTTCGCGACAACGTCTGAAGGAACTGCAGCCGCAACCTTTCCGTCCGCACGCTTATATACAGTCACGACGACTGCACCACCCAAGCCAAGGTTGTGCTGCAGTGCCACATCTGTTCCCTGGACCAATCGGTTGTTGGCCCATCCGCGCAGGTGCCAGACCAGTTCAGAACACTGCGCAAGACCGGTAGCACCCAAGGGATGACCCTTGGAGATGAGACCGCCGGAGGGATTGATGACCATTTTGCCTCCATAGGTGATATCACCTTTGCGAACCATCTCGTGCGCCTTACCAGGCTCACAGAGCTCGAGTGCGTCAATCGTGATCATCTCATTGGCAGAGAAGCAATCGTGCAGTTCGCAGACCTTGATGTCCTTAACGTTGACGCCAGCCTCAGCAGTGGCCGCCCGACAGGCGTAGCGGGTCATCCCAAAGCCCATCAGGTCGATTGAGCTTCGGTTGTAGAGAGTGGATGTGTCCGTTGCAATCTGCTGACCTGCGATCAGGATTGCCTGGTCTTTGAGGTGGGGACGGGCGTCTAGGAATGCCTGGGAGACGATCACAGCGGCAGCACCCCCGTCCGAGGTTGGACAGCACTGCAGCTTGGTGAGGGGCTCATGAATCATAGGCGCCTTGAGGATCTGCTCGAGCGTGTATTCATCCTGGAATTGCGAGTAGGGGTTGCGCTTGGAGTGTTCATGGTTGATACGAGCGATTTCCGCGAAGTCTTCATTCTTGGCACCATACCTGAAGGAAGTTAGTACGGCAGGGGTAAATCATGCAGCATTTAGCATGGTTCAACGTACTTCTCCATGTACTCCCGGCCAGCATTGCCAAACATCTGTGCAGCACCGGGGGCGTTAGTGATGCCCCTCGTCTCGGCCATCATCATACCAAAGAGACCAGTCGGATTAGCCCGGTCGTTGTAGACCGACTGCAAGCTTCCAGGGCTCATCTTCTCGAAACCAATAACAAGAACACAGTCCGCAGCGCCGTGGGAGACCATGGTGCGAGCCATGGCCAGACCCGTTGAGCCGGTCGAGCAGTTGTTATTGACATTGTAGATGGGGATGTTGGTCAGACCGAATTGGTAGAAGACACGCTGACCGCAGGTACTATCGCCGTACACGTAGCATGCAATACCTTGGTCGACATCATCGTAATTGATGTGAGCGTCCAGCATAGCCTTGACACCAGCCTCGAATCCGAGTTCATGGTAGTCGACCTTCCCACGAGGCTTGATAAACTTGGTCATGCCCACGCCTAGGACATAGGCGGGCGCTACTTGCTTCTTTCCCATGCTGATTAGTTGGGCCCGAGAGGTGTGTAAGTGTTGTATCTTTGTAAGGTAAAAGGTTGAGGATATTGATCACCGGATCAAAGGGAGAGATGATTGTCATAGATATAACATTTGCCGTCTGCGCCTTGAATGCGGAGAAGCACTGTTGTGATTAGTGGTTAGACCAGTAGTTGTTTGAAAGCATCCCCATTCTTGGGTTTGCGGGGCGGACAAGCCGCTGCCGCGACCGAGGTCCCGAGGATGTTTGGTTGATCATGCTGCCATGCATTCATCAGAGCGCATAAAGAGGATATGTACGTGGTAATCGTGTGTTTCATATGATTGTCCTTGCATATCCGggctttctttttgttttaTGACCGTGTTCTTGATTGCCTTAGGTTGAAGATGGAATGAAGGCAGGCGAAGCCACGCCATATGTGAATTAGAGATGAGCTCAGGGTGAATCAACACACTTTTACATTGAAGACCTTTCAATGTATCACAAAGACAGTTAAGGTCATATGCAATAAATAACTATATGTTACTAATGATCAACTCTTTGGAAGCAAGGAAGGTTAAGAGCTAAAAGAATATCAACACCTAAGATGAAGCCTAAGCAGCAGGTGAAGGCTATCACCAAGGAAACTTAGGTATGGTTGAGGATATCTGGGCTCGGGAGACTagcaaagaaaagggaaTAGGTGAACAGTAACCATGTGCTCTCTACAGTCCACACCTGCTTTAGCAAGCTGCGCATGAATATACTTCGGATACACAAGCACAAGGTCCAAGTCCCCAAACCCCGTATAGTAGTACTACCTTACCCAAAAGCATCTATGGTGCTGGAGAGATCATCAGGATGTTTGTCCAAACAGTTCTATAGGGGCAAATTCCCAACCTACTGTCTcttatttattttctctttgaTGCTATGGCTTGTATTCAGAGGCCGAGTAAACAGACCAAATAAAATTCATGGATCATCAGCGATTACCCCCTACTGATCCAAGGAACGTCCTGACACTGATTTCATGTGTACTTGTTTGATCGATCCCACTATAAGTAGGTAAGTAGTGTCACCCTTTGGGAAACTCTGCTCGTGCTCCAGTCTGGTCATACCCTCAGGAGAGGTACAGTAGTGCGACAGTGTTTCGTTCACTTGTCGAATAGCCTTGTACGAGGTTCATCAAAGTATTCTCTGACAGCAGCCGTGGCCTGATACTAACGAGCGATCTATGCCTGAGGAATCATACTGGCCCAAGTCCGAGCACATCCTTTTCCAATACAGAGCCAATCAAAACGGCTGCTGATTAGGGCGGGGTAAACGCGACCAGCACCGGACTGGCTTGGTCTGCAACAGCATCTCCCTTGCCACGCCCGCCACATCGATTCTTGAGTACAATCTTCCATGATAACTGGCTAGTCTGCCAGGGAATTGGGGCGATATTTACCCTAGGTAGCTAGTAGCTACTCCATAGTGAGTTAGTGTGTCATAGATAGTCTCCTAAGAGCTATGTATGAATTGCTCGGCTGCAATTATACCCAAGCTCAAGCTTAACGGTTGGTGTATTGTAGAATATCTgctcaaggaggagcagcaacGAATTGAATTGATCTGCAAGCGGCCTTGTAACCCTGGCCACTGTACCCCTTCTTCATGACATGCGACTCCAGAAGGGCACACTGGATGCTTCACGACGACGTCACCGAGCCAGAGCCCCTAAGCCATTTCAAGAAGCCCGTGATCCACTGGCTCAGGACGGCCCACATGCCTGCCTGAATTCTGAGGTTTAGCTGCTGTTCGGACTTTAAACTAGGCTAGTCACTGGTGGGAGTATTCTCAGTTCACGACTGGACGGATCGTTATCTGGCTGTCTGTTTGCCCTTCTAGCGATCTTTCCTCTTCATACTCTGTCAAGTGGTGACCATCTTGGCTGGTATTTTCACTAGAGAGGAGATATCGAGGTCACACGAGGTAAGTGCTTGAATTTGTGCCTCCCATGCAAGTTCTGGGATTTTCTTTTGCTCGCAAAAAACGAGGGATGTTGATGCAGACTTGCTGATTGAAGCTCTGTCACTGCTGTGGTGTAGTGCAATCGAATTGTCTCGTCACCTTGAACCTTTCGAATGCCGTAGACAGCCCAAAATTTCGTGCATCACCATTGTCGCCAGAGCTCTGCGAGTTTGCTGTCCTCCATTGCCGGCCATCCTAGTCTCTGGCCCTCCTCAAAGACGAAAGAGAGACCATATACAAGGGCTGTTTCAGTCCGCTTCATGGACAATTGTGGGACGCTGAACGGTCTGCTCGCACCCTGAGAGACCGCTTTGCGTTCCATAGGGTTCCCCAGCCTGCTGCTCACGATACATCGCACTTCACCTCTGCCGACTAAGCAATCAATTGTAGCAGAACTCCTCTACCTTCTGCCCCAGATGGGCAACTTTCAGGGATGACTTTGGACGAACACACTGAACATGCGCCCTTTGTGTCTTCACCTCCAGAACCTTCCACTGTCAGAATGCGAGCGGACAACACCTGGATTATGGATGATGCCACACGCAACAGATTCTTGAAGAAATACAAAACCCAGGTGGCGTCGGCGACCTCGACAATCTGCGCGACTCTGTCTGTGGTAAGTGTGGATTATCGGGTGTTGACTCAGCGGGATGGATGCTGATATGTCGGGTTTTCCCAAGACTCCTCTGGAGAATATCAAGACCCGTATGCAGACGTATGTTATTTCTTTCCGCAAGTTCACTGCAAGAAGGGCGCTGGCAGAATTGACCCCGTGAACAGACACAACTTCCAGAATGTCTTCCAATGTGTTCGCTATCTTTGGCGTACCGAGGGACCCCGGGGCTACGTCGCTGGTAGGTTGACATTGCACTTGAATTCTACGCAATCGACGGGTCTAATATTCAAAATACAGGAGCTCTCCCTCCTCTGGCAAGTGTGACCGCGGTCCGTGTCGTGAATTTCTCCACGTACAACGTCGCCAAACACCGCATCTCCGAGTTTGTCGAGAGAATTACTGGCGAGTCTCCTCTGGCAACCTACAACACGCCAGGCAGCAGTCCCACTGTGTCCACTCTTTTCACCTTCACTACCGCGGGCTTCATTGCAGGCCTGATCACCTCTCCGCTCGCATGTAAGTTTCGTGATTGAATCCAACCGCCACAATTGCTGATTCGGTAGGTCCCTTCGAACTGGCCAAGAACGTTGTGCAGACATCCGTCTTGGTCGCTCACCGTTCCCAGGCGTCTCCCGATGCGGTGCGGGACCCATCTCTGCGCACCAGACCACGCCTCGGCACCATCGAGGCGATCAGGCAGATTGTTCGCCGGTATGGGTTTCGCGGCCTGTACAC
The Aspergillus fumigatus Af293 chromosome 4, whole genome shotgun sequence DNA segment above includes these coding regions:
- a CDS encoding putative sterol carrier protein — its product is MGKKQVAPAYVLGVGMTKFIKPRGKVDYHELGFEAGVKAMLDAHINYDDVDQGIACYVYGDSTCGQRVFYQFGLTNIPIYNVNNNCSTGSTGLAMARTMVSHGAADCVLVIGFEKMSPGSLQSVYNDRANPTGLFGMMMAETRGITNAPGAAQMFGNAGREYMEKYGAKNEDFAEIARINHEHSKRNPYSQFQDEYTLEQILKAPMIHEPLTKLQCCPTSDGGAAAVIVSQAFLDARPHLKDQAILIAGQQIATDTSTLYNRSSIDLMGFGMTRYACRAATAEAGVNVKDIKVCELHDCFSANEMITIDALELCEPGKAHEMVRKGDITYGGKMVINPSGGLISKGHPLGATGLAQCSELVWHLRGWANNRLVQGTDVALQHNLGLGGAVVVTVYKRADGKVAAAVPSDVVAKITGLGYNPAVEAKGFTAEQAKSVLSRKHNDQWALGDTQERVLARF
- a CDS encoding putative mitochondrial carrier protein: MTLDEHTEHAPFVSSPPEPSTVRMRADNTWIMDDATRNRFLKKYKTQVASATSTICATLSVVDIALEFYAIDGSNIQNTGALPPLASVTAVRVVNFSTYNVAKHRISEFVERITGESPLATYNTPGSSPTVSTLFTFTTAGFIAGLITSPLACPFELAKNVVQTSVLVAHRSQASPDAVRDPSLRTRPRLGTIEAIRQIVRRYGFRGLYTGFHLHAMRDTIGSGLYFSVYETVKQLAAKELGPDKSPFGGPMIAGAICSTVPWFCTYPLDTRKTRAQSVLLGKSKEVGEASAAVSKSSMYKGLSVILIRTGVNNMILLSMFEYIKMRINQLEG